Within Syntrophorhabdaceae bacterium, the genomic segment CCAACCAAATTGCGTTGCAGTAAGACCAAACAGATTCATGTAAACAAAGGGAGAACCTGAGATGTAGGAGAAGAATCCGGCCGTCCCGGCGGAGGTGACACAGGCGTACCTGATGAATTCGGGCTCTTTGAAAAGATTTATATAGCCGTGTATGACATTCTTCGGATGCAAAGAGATTGAGGTATCGGCACCCTTGCTCTCCTCGAGAAACCGGATCATCACGCTCAGGACAAAGGCAACAATGACCGCAAGGATGAGAAAAATAAATCGCCAGCCGAGCGTGGACGCCAGGATTCCGCCTACCGTAGGGGCAACTATAGGAGAAACACCGAAGATCAGGATCAGTGTGGACAATACCCTGGCAGCTTCTTTCCCCGAGAACAGATCCCGTACCACCGCTCTCGCCCCGGCGATCCCTACACAGCCTCCAAGGGCGAGGAAGAGACGCATGGTAATCAGAAAGGATATGGATGGGGAAAAGGCACAACCAAGGGCAGCCGCGATATAGACTGAAAGTCCCAGCATCAGGGGCTTCCTTCGCCCGAACCGGTCCATCAGGGGTCCGTATATCATCTGTCCTACGGAGATACCGATAAAATAGCTCGTGAGCGAAAGCCCCACGTGGGCTATATCCGTATTCAGATCCCTGGCGATCGCAGGAAAACCGGGCAG encodes:
- a CDS encoding multidrug effflux MFS transporter: MKKPATERRRYRTTVLVLGALSAIGPFSIDMYLPGFPAIARDLNTDIAHVGLSLTSYFIGISVGQMIYGPLMDRFGRRKPLMLGLSVYIAAALGCAFSPSISFLITMRLFLALGGCVGIAGARAVVRDLFSGKEAARVLSTLILIFGVSPIVAPTVGGILASTLGWRFIFLILAVIVAFVLSVMIRFLEESKGADTSISLHPKNVIHGYINLFKEPEFIRYACVTSAGTAGFFSYISGSPFVYMNLFGLTATQFGWMYGVNAMGLVAASQINRRWLRVMNGHEILLIVVSAQFCAAMTMVAGSFVGILNSMGVIGLVFCFVCGYGIVNPNATALTMEPFTRHAGSAAAMMGCMQMVAGATASALVSYLHNGTAMPMIWMMAGCSGVGLMVLGGGTLLRNRWSQ